A single window of Vanessa tameamea isolate UH-Manoa-2023 chromosome 5, ilVanTame1 primary haplotype, whole genome shotgun sequence DNA harbors:
- the LOC113392388 gene encoding protein obstructor-E-like has product MKVFIVLAAVAALASAQFKCPNKDGQYEDERQCDKFYECVDGVSTTKLCPDGLVFDPTIRKINKCDQPFNVDCGDRTELQPPKPNNQCPRRNGFFAHPDASVCNIFYNCIEGDATEVKCTAGLHFDEYSGTCVWPDSAGRQGCIAQEKKTKDGFECPKDQLVDPQGQAVAHPKFPHPNDCQRFYVCLNGVEPRDLGCQVGEVYNEESQKCDAPENVRGCEDWYKDSEDAAPAPKARS; this is encoded by the exons ATGAAAGTGTTCATCGTGTTGGCAGCAGTCGCCGCCCTTGCGA GCGCCCAATTCAAATGCCCGAACAAAGATGGCCAATATGAGGACGAAAGGCAGTGCGACAAGTTCTACGAATGCGTTGATGGTGTCTCTACGACCAAGCTGTGCCCCGACGGTCTTGTGTTCGACCCTACCATCAGGAAGATCAACAAGTGCGACCAACCGTTCAATGTAGATTGCGGTGACAGGACCGAACTTC AACCCCCCAAGCCCAACAACCAGTGCCCACGTCGTAACGGTTTCTTCGCCCACCCTGACGCCTCCGTGTGCAACATCTTCTACAACTGTATTGAAGGTGATGCTACCGAGGTCAAGTGTACCGCTGGTCTTCATTTCGATGAGTACTCCGGTACCTGTGTGTGGCCCGATTCCGCTGGCAGACAAGGATGTATCGCCCAGGAGA AAAAGACCAAGGATGGCTTCGAGTGCCCCAAGGATCAACTGGTTGACCCTCAAGGTCAGGCTGTCGCTCACCCCAAATTCCCTCACCCTAATGACTGCCAACGTTTCTACGTATGCTTGAACGGTGTTGAGCCTCGTGACCTTGGTTGCCAAGTCGGAGAGGTCTATAATGAGGAGAGCCAGAAATGTGACGCACCCGAGAATGTCCGTGGATg cgaGGATTGGTACAAGGACTCTGAAGACGCAGCGCCAGCTCCTAAGGCAAGATCCTAA
- the LOC113392479 gene encoding protein obstructor-E-like yields the protein MRSLLVIFAVCALVSAQDFECPDKSGFYPDPYQCDLYYRCSRGKSETKLCPDGLVFADENPHKELCDIPSNVDCGDRKELQEPKPTKGCPRQNGYFKHPDPQACDKFYYCSDGVPNELPCPPGLYFDEETSNCDWKESVQRQCDQITKDVLDDGFSCPDGEVMGPNGRALPHPTFPHPEDCQKFYICRNGVQPQKGSCPSGKVYNEDTFMCDDAEKVPGCENYYEGQPIEKNKTPKKA from the exons ATGAGAAGTTTACTCGTCATCTTCGCCGTGTGCGCTTTAG TTTCAGCCCAAGATTTCGAATGCCCGGATAAAAGTGGCTTCTATCCAGATCCCTACCAATGTGACCTTTACTACAGATGCAGCAGAG GAAAATCAGAAACAAAGCTCTGCCCGGACGGTTTAGTTTTTGCCGATGAAAACCCTCACAAGGAACTCTGCGACATTCCTTCTAACGTCGACTGTGGAGACAGGAAAGAACTGC agGAACCTAAGCCCACGAAAGGTTGCCCCAGGCAAAACGGATACTTCAAACACCCCGATCCTCAG gCATGTGACAAATTCTACTACTGTTCGGACGGTGTTCCCAACGAGCTGCCTTGCCCTCCTGGCCTCTACTTCGACGAGGAAACCTCAAACTGCGACTGGAAAGAATCTGTGCAAAGGCAATGCGACCAGATTACAAAGG ACGTTTTAGATGATGGTTTCTCTTGCCCCGATGGTGAAGTGATGGGGCCCAATGGACGTGCTCTGCCTCACCCCACTTTCCCCCATCCCGAAGACTGCCAGAAGTTCTACATTTGCCGTAACGGAGTCCAACCCCAAAAAGGCAGCTGTCCCTCAGGAAAAGTTTACAACGAAGACACATTTATGTGTGATGACGCGGAAAAGGTTCCCGGATG tgaaaATTACTATGAAGGCCAACCAATTGAGAAAAACAAGACACCGAAGAAGGCGTAA